The Ferviditalea candida genome window below encodes:
- a CDS encoding ATP-binding protein — MTFPLLYWEQNLLFDTLLKPWAVYRIPLKPYAYQSSEKKRGTVSQMQQFLHSYHGSGQLLSVTRMMDAAMWRARRTGQGAEYERYVKAVMQRFAERRPWQRSLYLILQLTAVHKQFPEVDLSGWRKTGETLREWTSALGRNIQEQFWYRQRGELELERLNIAKSAESLQFNQVNHHLGGERCGPREIEWLLRRGFFRGLAMEPELTLTPETMREVRVKGEKALLRPKKSLPVLLASDLIGEEKMKTWIVHHEDREEDSRKSFQAFFSVVDVPEEISTIGDEWLYALEDLPFPAEVSIHFQVQTPHEAAGGLQRSRKALKDQRREYKEASEEAPITLEWAGKRGRVLENKLQKGMPLVWASTWLNVSASSRKELEERAAQLSQLYATKQIRVVRSPADQAKAFQLFLPGSAMDNTNRIPMDPKFLTAGMLHGSREIGDPDGDYIGRTLHRIPVLLDLKRPMSKELNRSGAIVIVGTLGSGKSVLKKTLFYHGYNQGGIVFSLDPKDEDSCFALIPDIRENMVRLNFSAESKTKFNPFRMSKSEERSHGIVLDFLSLLLEGIKSDERADAIMEAVERTFEQSSRDLHVFMKELERVEAESPVEAIRVEARRCVNRLLSYSRSPFGKFIFARDGEENANLSGARFIVITLAGLPLPKKRSERLQTALTPNERFGLGIMYLVAALGREYMFYSPHEQLKIFGIDESWMLKAFPEGALLIDEIIRMGRSFQVVPLLATQNPGDVSDEETRNNLGSIFCFRTEDPRAIADNLTLLGLDPDDEDMIQAFRELKAGDCYMKDITGRIGRVHIEPTPDDLLIIFNTTPDSLSEAEAR, encoded by the coding sequence TTGACATTTCCGCTTTTGTATTGGGAACAGAACCTCCTGTTCGACACACTGCTAAAGCCGTGGGCGGTATACCGCATTCCGCTGAAGCCGTATGCGTACCAGTCCTCGGAGAAAAAGCGCGGCACGGTCAGCCAGATGCAGCAGTTTCTGCACAGCTATCACGGCAGCGGGCAACTGCTCTCTGTCACCCGGATGATGGATGCCGCGATGTGGCGGGCCAGACGCACAGGTCAAGGCGCGGAATACGAGCGGTATGTAAAAGCGGTCATGCAACGGTTTGCCGAGCGGCGGCCGTGGCAGCGGTCGCTTTATTTGATCTTGCAGCTAACTGCCGTACACAAGCAGTTCCCGGAAGTGGATTTATCCGGTTGGCGCAAAACGGGCGAAACGCTGCGGGAGTGGACAAGCGCGCTCGGCCGCAATATTCAGGAACAGTTCTGGTACCGCCAGCGCGGGGAACTCGAGTTGGAGCGTTTGAACATCGCAAAGTCCGCCGAAAGCTTGCAGTTCAATCAAGTGAACCATCACCTTGGCGGCGAACGATGCGGGCCGCGGGAGATCGAGTGGCTGCTCAGGCGCGGCTTTTTCCGCGGGCTGGCAATGGAACCGGAACTGACGCTGACGCCGGAGACGATGCGGGAGGTGAGAGTGAAGGGCGAGAAGGCGCTGCTTCGCCCGAAAAAGTCGCTGCCGGTGCTGCTTGCCTCCGACCTGATTGGCGAGGAGAAGATGAAGACGTGGATCGTGCATCACGAGGATCGGGAGGAGGACAGCCGCAAAAGCTTTCAGGCGTTTTTCTCAGTAGTCGATGTGCCGGAGGAGATTTCGACTATCGGCGACGAGTGGCTGTACGCGCTCGAAGACCTTCCGTTTCCCGCCGAGGTGAGCATCCATTTTCAGGTGCAGACGCCGCACGAAGCGGCGGGCGGCTTGCAGAGGAGCCGCAAGGCGCTCAAAGACCAGCGCCGCGAATATAAGGAAGCGTCCGAAGAAGCGCCGATCACGCTGGAATGGGCGGGCAAGCGCGGGCGGGTTTTGGAGAACAAGCTGCAAAAAGGGATGCCGCTCGTTTGGGCGTCGACGTGGCTTAATGTCTCGGCTTCCTCCCGCAAGGAGCTGGAGGAACGGGCGGCGCAGCTTTCGCAGCTGTATGCGACCAAGCAAATCCGCGTCGTTCGATCGCCGGCCGACCAAGCGAAGGCGTTTCAGCTTTTTTTGCCGGGCTCTGCGATGGACAATACAAACCGCATCCCGATGGACCCGAAGTTTCTGACGGCGGGCATGCTGCACGGCTCTCGTGAAATTGGCGACCCAGACGGGGATTACATCGGGCGAACGCTGCACCGCATCCCGGTGCTGCTCGATTTGAAGCGCCCGATGTCGAAGGAATTGAACCGCTCCGGGGCGATTGTCATCGTCGGCACGCTCGGTTCGGGAAAGTCTGTGCTGAAGAAGACGCTGTTTTACCACGGGTACAATCAGGGCGGCATCGTATTCAGTCTGGATCCGAAGGACGAGGACAGTTGCTTTGCGCTTATCCCGGATATCCGTGAGAACATGGTGCGGCTGAACTTTTCGGCGGAGTCGAAGACGAAGTTCAATCCGTTTCGGATGTCGAAAAGCGAGGAACGTTCTCATGGCATTGTGCTGGATTTCCTCAGCTTGCTCCTGGAAGGGATAAAGAGCGACGAGCGGGCGGATGCAATTATGGAGGCAGTCGAGCGCACATTCGAACAGAGCAGCCGGGATTTGCATGTGTTTATGAAAGAGTTGGAGCGGGTTGAGGCGGAATCGCCGGTGGAAGCGATCCGAGTGGAAGCAAGGCGATGCGTGAACCGGCTGCTGTCCTACTCGCGCAGCCCGTTTGGAAAGTTTATCTTCGCCCGCGATGGGGAAGAAAACGCGAACTTGAGCGGCGCGCGGTTTATCGTGATTACGCTGGCCGGATTGCCGCTTCCCAAAAAGCGGAGCGAGCGGCTGCAGACGGCGCTGACGCCGAACGAGCGGTTCGGGCTCGGCATCATGTATCTGGTCGCCGCGCTCGGGCGCGAGTACATGTTCTATAGCCCGCATGAGCAGCTCAAGATTTTCGGCATCGATGAATCATGGATGCTGAAAGCTTTTCCCGAAGGCGCGCTGCTCATTGATGAAATCATTAGGATGGGTCGTTCTTTTCAGGTTGTGCCGCTTTTGGCGACCCAAAATCCCGGAGACGTCTCGGATGAGGAGACGAGAAACAATCTCGGCTCCATTTTTTGTTTCCGGACCGAGGACCCCCGGGCGATTGCGGACAATCTGACGCTGCTCGGTCTCGATCCCGACGACGAGGACATGATCCAGGCGTTCCGGGAACTGAAAGCCGGAGATTGCTACATGAAAGACATCACCGGCCGGATTGGGCGGGTGCATATCGAGCCGACGCCGGACGATTTGCTTATCATCTTCAACACCACGCCGGACAGCCTGTCTGAAGCAGAAGCCCGATGA